A part of Entelurus aequoreus isolate RoL-2023_Sb linkage group LG03, RoL_Eaeq_v1.1, whole genome shotgun sequence genomic DNA contains:
- the ptafr gene encoding platelet-activating factor receptor yields MQETMTDTWLSTTEVSQGLTTFTAVNDSNFLDSPFRYHLFPVAYSIIFILGLFANIYVLFVLRCLREAKAMGEIRIYMTNLTIADLLFVCALPFWIGYYSREGTWVYKDFLCRLTGSLFFINTYCSILFLGAISVNRYWAVTRPLDAASSDHRRRGIAVCVVIWLLTISMAVPFLASPGTNQDGNVTRCFEGYQNVDDSSKRLTAATHFAIIGMFFVVFVLVVVCNLLIARALVTQSVSQSVFHSSKGLSRKSNMKLSSSRGSTGVKQRAVQMLMAVVGVFVLCFLPHHIVQGFWTLAALQIQDGWGHVDWHPKTVQALNDLHQVTLLLMGLNCILDPVVYCFATRKFRRFIMAHLKRLAKGESCSNTVTSQISLDSRHQSHKLEDEPNQPEVQ; encoded by the coding sequence ACAGACACGTGGCTTTCAACAACCGAAGTCTCTCAAGGACTCACAACCTTTACAGCCGTGAATGACTCAAACTTCCTGGACTCCCCCTTTCGTTATCATCTCTTCCCCGTGGCCTACAGCATCATCTTCATTCTGGGCCTCTTCGCTAACATCTATGTACTGTTTGTGCTGCGCTGCCTACGAGAAGCCAAGGCCATGGGGGAGATCCGGATCTACATGACCAACTTGACCATCGCGGATTTACTTTTCGTGTGTGCCCTCCCCTTCTGGATTGGGTATTACAGTCGCGAAGGCACTTGGGTCTACAAAGACTTCCTGTGTCGACTGACCGGATCGTTGTTCTTTATTAACACCTACTGCTCCATTTTGTTCCTGGGCGCTATCAGCGTCAACCGATACTGGGCGGTCACTCGGCCTCTGGATGCGGCGTCGTCGGACCACAGGCGCCGTGGGATCGCCGTGTGCGTTGTCATCTGGTTGTTGACTATCTCCATGGCTGTTCCATTCCTTGCAAGTCCAGGCACCAACCAGGATGGGAACGTCACCCGCTGTTTCGAGGGCTACCAGAACGTAGACGATTCGTCCAAAAGACTCACGGCTGCTACCCATTTTGCAATCATcggaatgttttttgttgtttttgtgctCGTGGTGGTGTGCAACCTCCTTATTGCCCGAGCACTGGTTACCCAAAGTGTTTCTCAGTCCGTATTCCATTCCTCAAAAGGTCTATCCAGGAAGTCCAACATGAAACTCTCATCTTCCAGAGGGTCCACAGGGGTCAAACAGAGGGCTGTGCAAATGCTAATGGCGGTTGTTGGCGTGTTTGTCCTGTGCTTCCTGCCTCATCACATAGTCCAAGGATTCTGGACGCTAGCAGCACTGCAGATCCAAGACGGATGGGGCCACGTGGATTGGCACCCCAAGACAGTGCAGGCGCTCAACGACCTCCATCAAGTCACTTTGCTTCTCATGGGCCTCAACTGCATTCTGGATCCAGTGGTGTATTGCTTCGCCACCAGGAAGTTCCGAAGGTTCATCATGGCTCACCTGAAGAGGCTGGCAAAAGGCGAGAGTTGCTCCAACACAGTCACCTCACAGATCTCCTTGGACAGCAGGCACCAGAGCCACAAACTTGAAGACGAGCCTAATCAGCCTGAAGTGCAATAA